In one window of Streptomyces sp. FXJ1.172 DNA:
- a CDS encoding MBL fold metallo-hydrolase: protein MKLTKKSHACVRLEKDGQTLVIDPGGFSEEDAALGADAILVTHEHPDHFDEFRLRAAMENNPAARIWTLKSVAERITAAFPGRVHTVGHGDTFTAAGFDVQVHGELHAVIHPDIPRITNVGYLLDAGRVFHPGDALTVPGHPVETLMLPVMAPWNKISEVIDYVREVRPQRAYDVHDALLTDLARPIYDRQIGALCGTDHRRLAPGAFAEV, encoded by the coding sequence ATGAAGCTCACGAAGAAGTCCCATGCCTGTGTCCGCCTGGAGAAGGACGGACAGACCCTCGTCATCGACCCCGGCGGCTTCAGCGAGGAGGACGCCGCGCTCGGCGCCGACGCCATCCTGGTCACGCACGAGCACCCGGACCACTTCGACGAGTTCCGGCTCCGGGCCGCGATGGAGAACAACCCCGCGGCCCGGATCTGGACGCTGAAATCCGTCGCCGAACGGATCACCGCGGCCTTCCCGGGCCGGGTGCACACCGTCGGCCACGGCGACACCTTCACCGCGGCCGGCTTCGACGTGCAGGTCCACGGCGAACTGCACGCCGTGATCCACCCGGACATCCCGCGCATCACCAACGTCGGCTATCTGCTCGACGCCGGCAGGGTCTTCCACCCGGGCGACGCCCTCACCGTCCCCGGCCACCCGGTGGAGACCCTGATGCTCCCGGTGATGGCCCCCTGGAACAAGATCTCCGAGGTCATCGACTACGTCCGCGAGGTGCGGCCACAGCGCGCCTACGACGTCCACGACGCCCTGCTCACCGACCTCGCCCGCCCCATCTACGACCGCCAGATCGGCGCCCTGTGCGGCACCGACCACCGGCGGCTGGCCCCGGGAGCCTTCGCCGAGGTGTGA
- a CDS encoding exodeoxyribonuclease III has translation MRIATWNVNSITARLPRLLAWLESSGTDVLCLQEAKVAEEQFPFDQLRELGYESAVHATGRWNGVAVLSRVGVEDVVKGLPGDPGYDGAQEPRAISATCGPVRVWSVYVPNGREVEHPHYAYKLQWFEALKAAVAGDAGGSRPFAVLGDYNVAPTDDDVYDPAVFEGSTHVTPAERAALTSLREAGLNDVVPRPLKYDRPYTYWDYRQLCFPKNRGMRIDLVYGNAPFAGAVKDAYVDREERKGKGASDHAPVVVDLDV, from the coding sequence ATGCGTATCGCCACCTGGAACGTGAACTCGATCACCGCCCGCCTCCCGCGGCTGCTGGCCTGGCTGGAGAGCAGCGGCACCGACGTGCTGTGCCTGCAGGAGGCCAAGGTCGCCGAGGAGCAGTTCCCGTTCGACCAGCTGCGCGAGCTGGGCTACGAGTCGGCGGTCCACGCCACCGGCCGGTGGAACGGCGTGGCGGTGCTCTCCCGCGTCGGTGTCGAGGACGTGGTCAAGGGCCTGCCGGGCGACCCGGGCTACGACGGTGCGCAGGAACCCCGCGCCATCTCGGCGACGTGCGGCCCGGTCCGCGTCTGGTCGGTGTACGTGCCGAACGGCCGCGAGGTGGAGCACCCCCACTACGCCTACAAGCTCCAGTGGTTCGAGGCCCTGAAGGCGGCCGTCGCCGGTGACGCGGGCGGCAGCCGCCCGTTCGCCGTCCTGGGCGACTACAACGTGGCACCGACGGACGACGACGTCTACGACCCGGCCGTCTTCGAGGGCTCCACCCACGTCACCCCCGCCGAGCGCGCCGCCCTCACCTCCCTGCGCGAGGCCGGCCTGAACGACGTGGTGCCGCGCCCGCTGAAGTACGACCGCCCCTACACCTACTGGGACTACCGCCAGCTCTGCTTCCCGAAGAACCGCGGCATGCGCATCGACCTGGTGTACGGCAACGCCCCGTTCGCGGGGGCCGTCAAGGACGCCTACGTCGACCGCGAGGAGCGCAAGGGCAAGGGCGCCTCCGATCACGCGCCCGTGGTGGTCGACCTCGACGTGTGA